A DNA window from Mesorhizobium sp. C432A contains the following coding sequences:
- a CDS encoding FdtA/QdtA family cupin domain-containing protein: MLTAIEFSGYNFQAVRAFIVTAPRGTSRGGHAHGSGRQLMMQLSGEIGIEFRYQEQVERLTLTASNRAVLVDAPVWALQTYEGENPSLLVFCDTEYDPENYVSNP; encoded by the coding sequence ATGCTGACCGCTATCGAGTTCAGCGGTTACAATTTCCAAGCCGTGCGGGCGTTCATCGTCACCGCGCCGCGCGGCACGTCGCGGGGCGGACATGCACACGGCTCGGGCCGGCAATTGATGATGCAGCTGTCGGGCGAGATCGGCATCGAATTTCGCTACCAGGAACAGGTCGAACGGCTGACGCTCACCGCATCGAACCGCGCGGTGCTGGTCGATGCCCCGGTGTGGGCGCTGCAGACCTATGAAGGGGAGAACCCGTCTTTGCTGGTTTTCTGCGATACCGAATACGACCCTGAAAACTACGTATCGAACCCCTGA
- a CDS encoding septal ring lytic transglycosylase RlpA family protein has translation MQTTTHRRLRRAPALVLCALSAALLAACASPQSEPKAMVYKKPRSKEYFAETEYGVKASPRVQYMRRGGGRDQLGKPYQVRGKWYYPKEDKRYAKVGLASWYGDAFHGRLTANGEVYDMTHLTAAHPTMPLPSYARVTNTETGSSVIVRVNDRGPYHEGRIIDVSERAAQMLDYAKVGTARVKVEYIGRAPLDGDDDQYLVASYRPGNNRPDPSDGLPTGVMVAMNGPSPSLSVGAPPAAVPFPGQLTNSDTQPVMSMQAPGSIDVTLPEFGPIVPQRPESPFAVASLSYADARVQRADVFAALDDQGMSPADILQSWKKSNPQASPAVSDYVAAGSFDDAAEAKRVAAALEPFGRTEIQSTELDGNDWYAVNLYPDGHGNVDDLLRAAWSHGAPDALAVRN, from the coding sequence ATGCAGACCACGACGCATCGGCGTCTTCGTCGCGCTCCTGCTTTGGTGTTGTGCGCTCTTTCGGCTGCGTTGCTGGCCGCGTGCGCGTCGCCGCAGTCCGAGCCGAAAGCCATGGTCTACAAGAAGCCTCGCTCGAAGGAATATTTTGCCGAGACCGAATACGGCGTGAAGGCCAGCCCGCGCGTTCAGTACATGCGGCGCGGCGGCGGCCGCGACCAGTTGGGCAAACCCTATCAGGTGCGCGGCAAGTGGTATTACCCCAAGGAAGACAAGCGCTACGCCAAGGTCGGTCTCGCCTCCTGGTATGGCGATGCCTTCCACGGTCGTCTCACAGCCAATGGCGAAGTCTACGACATGACCCATCTGACCGCGGCGCATCCGACCATGCCGCTGCCGAGCTATGCCCGTGTCACCAACACCGAGACCGGAAGCTCGGTCATCGTGCGCGTCAACGACCGCGGCCCCTATCACGAGGGACGCATCATCGATGTCTCGGAACGCGCCGCGCAAATGCTCGACTATGCCAAGGTCGGCACGGCCAGGGTCAAAGTGGAATATATCGGCCGCGCGCCGCTCGACGGCGACGACGACCAATATCTGGTCGCCTCCTATCGCCCGGGCAACAACCGCCCGGACCCGTCCGATGGCTTGCCGACCGGCGTCATGGTGGCGATGAACGGACCTTCGCCGAGCCTATCTGTTGGCGCACCACCTGCCGCAGTGCCGTTTCCTGGTCAGTTGACGAATTCCGACACACAGCCAGTGATGTCGATGCAGGCACCGGGCTCAATCGATGTGACGCTGCCGGAATTCGGGCCGATCGTGCCTCAGCGCCCGGAATCGCCCTTTGCCGTGGCTTCGCTCTCCTATGCGGATGCACGCGTGCAGCGCGCCGACGTCTTTGCAGCACTCGATGACCAGGGCATGTCGCCAGCCGACATCCTGCAATCGTGGAAGAAATCCAACCCGCAGGCATCGCCTGCCGTTTCCGACTATGTCGCCGCCGGATCCTTCGACGATGCCGCCGAGGCAAAGCGGGTGGCTGCGGCTCTCGAACCGTTCGGCAGGACCGAAATCCAGAGCACCGAACTCGACGGCAATGACTGGTACGCGGTCAATCTCTATCCGGATGGCCACGGCAATGTCGACGACCTCTTGCGCGCGGCATGGTCGCATGGCGCGCCGGACGCGCTGGCTGTGCGCAACTGA
- a CDS encoding DUF3606 domain-containing protein, translated as MADDKTKTDFRDWDRVSADEDYEVEYFATKAGITPQQVKELIAKHGNRRETLEREAKALGSGR; from the coding sequence ATGGCCGACGACAAAACGAAGACGGACTTCCGCGATTGGGACCGCGTCTCTGCCGATGAGGATTATGAAGTCGAGTATTTCGCCACCAAGGCCGGCATCACCCCGCAGCAGGTCAAGGAATTGATCGCGAAGCACGGCAACCGACGCGAGACGCTGGAGCGGGAAGCGAAGGCTCTGGGGAGCGGTAGGTAG
- a CDS encoding MgtC/SapB family protein, producing MDEFIERFGQQTWLPFSVISARLLLAAVLGSIVGIEREWRNRPAGLRTHILVCVATALIAILTIEITHLHVFDGQEIAIDPIRLIEATTAGVAFLAAGLIFFSKGEVQGLTTGAGMWLAGAIGLAVGLGFWQIAALATLLALVVLGLLQLVQVGSKDRN from the coding sequence ATGGATGAATTCATTGAACGTTTTGGGCAACAGACGTGGCTGCCTTTTTCCGTAATTTCAGCCAGGCTTTTGCTCGCGGCCGTCCTTGGCTCCATCGTTGGCATCGAACGCGAATGGCGCAACCGGCCGGCCGGATTGAGGACACACATCCTCGTCTGTGTTGCGACGGCTCTAATTGCCATCCTCACGATCGAGATTACTCACCTTCACGTCTTCGACGGTCAGGAAATCGCCATTGATCCTATCCGCTTGATCGAAGCCACGACTGCCGGCGTGGCATTTCTGGCCGCCGGCTTGATCTTCTTCTCCAAGGGCGAGGTTCAAGGGCTTACCACTGGGGCGGGCATGTGGCTGGCAGGCGCCATAGGCCTGGCGGTTGGGCTCGGGTTCTGGCAGATCGCGGCTTTGGCTACCTTGCTCGCACTTGTCGTGCTGGGTCTTCTGCAACTTGTGCAGGTCGGCAGCAAGGATCGTAATTAG